From one Gossypium hirsutum isolate 1008001.06 chromosome D08, Gossypium_hirsutum_v2.1, whole genome shotgun sequence genomic stretch:
- the LOC107954713 gene encoding putative inactive cadmium/zinc-transporting ATPase HMA3, with protein sequence MVANKNLQKSYFDVLGLCCSSEVPLIENILKSLEGVKEVSVIVPTRTVIVLHDNLLLSQLQIVKALNQARLEANVRAHGEIKYQKKWPSPFAVVCGLLLLLSFLKYVYHPLQWLAVGAVVIGIYPVLFKGFAAITHFRIDINILILIAVIGSVAMKDYTEAGTIVFLFTIAEWLESRASHKASAVMSSLMSITPRKAVIAENGEEVDADEVKLNTLLAVKAGEAIPIDGIVVDGRCEVDEKSLTGESLPVTKEKDSTVWAGTINLNGYISVKTTAVAKDCVVAKMAKLVEEAQNSKSNTQRFIDKCAQFYTPAIIIVSAAIAVIPTALRVKNIHHWFHLALVVLVSACPCSLILSTPVASFCALTKAATSGLLVKGGDYLETLSKIRITAFDKTGTLTRGEFIVTDFQPLSQDISLDTLLYWVSSIESKSSHPMAAALVDYGRSHSVEPNPETVEDYQNFPGEGIYGRVDGRDIYIGSKKISVRAHGTVPTLEGNMMKGKTIGFVYSGATPAGIFSLSDACRTGVPEAVDELKSMRIKAAMLTGDNQAVAIHVQEQLGNRLDVVHAELLPEDKARIIKEFKKEGATAMIGDGVNDAPALATADIGISMGISGSALATETGHVVLMSNDIRKIPKAIKLAKKAHRKVIENVILSISTKTAILALAFAGHPLVWAAVLADVGTCLLVICNSMLLLRGKHKDGRKCYKSSVAAHTNKHGSKASHCDSFHKHQDASLDKKVQKACEPPTCCSERCASRCHSGLFKTDSSSNSRGSDKCEDSRRTHDGFVIREAKYCNQRSCHLVNHKIEAQNLPRKCCSGHGSLDLGKEANALYGAKQCHQGHLHQYSSSTPKKEQQGTKNDHCHSTYCGENHVDIHGNNLTAFENLVEHRCLESLNQTGHLDSHEPTHTAIDITKNPEEVHGCTSVEKRELGGCCKSYMKECCGKHGRFRPGLTEIITE encoded by the exons ATGGTTGCAAACAAAAACCTGCAGAAGAGCTACTTCGATGTGTTGGGTCTCTGCTGCTCATCTGAGGTCCCTCTGATagaaaacatattgaaatctctTGAAGGTGTGAAAGAAGTGTCTGTGATTGTTCCTACCAGAACTGTCATTGTTCTTCATGACAATCTCCTTCTTTCTCAGCTTCAAATTG TGAAGGCTCTAAATCAAGCAAGACTGGAAGCAAATGTTAGAGCACATGGGGAGATAAAGTACCAGAAAAAATGGCCGAGCCCTTTTGCAGTGGTTTGTGGGTTGTTGCTCTTGTTATCATTTTTGAAGTATGTGTACCATCCTTTACAATGGCTTGCTGTGGGAGCTGTGGTTATTGGCATCTACCCTGTTCTTTTCAAGGGATTTGCAGCTATTACACATTTCAGGATCGATATCAACATTCTCATCCTAATAGCAg TGATAGGGAGCGTTGCAATGAAAGACTACACTGAAGCTGGCACCATAGTCTTCCTCTTCACCATTGCGGAATGGCTTGAGTCAAGAGCAAGCCATAAG GCTAGTGCTGTGATGTCATCATTGATGAGTATAACTCCTCGAAAAGCAGTCATAGCTGAGAATGGAGAAGAAGTGGATGCTGATGAGGTCAAGTTGAACACTCTTCTGGCAGTCAAGGCTGGTGAAGCTATACCGATTGATGGAATTGTTGTAGATGGGAGATGTGAGGTGGATGAGAAAAGCCTCACCGGTGAATCACTTCCGGTTACCAAAGAAAAGGATTCAACTGTTTGGGCTGGCACCATCAATCTAAATG GTTACATTAGTGTTAAAACTACTGCTGTAGCTAAAGACTGTGTAGTGGCTAAAATGGCAAAGCTGGTGGAGGAAGCTCAAAACAGCAAATCTAACACCCAAAGATTTATAGACAAATGTGCTCAGTTCTACACCCCAG CAATTATAATTGTATCTGCCGCCATTGCTGTGATTCCAACTGCACTTAGAGTGAAAAACATTCATCATTGGTTTCACTTAGCATTGGTAGTGTTGGTGAGTGCTTGCCCATGTTCGCTTATCCTTTCTACGCCTGTTGCAAGTTTTTGTGCACTTACAAAGGCAGCAACGTCAGGACTTCTAGTTAAGGGTGGCGACTATCTTGAAACTCTTTCCAAAATTAGGATCACAGCTTTTGACAAAACCGGTACACTTACGAGAGGTGAATTTATTGTCACTGATTTTCAACCTCTTTCTCAAGATATAAGCTTGGACACATTGCTTTATTG gGTTTCAAGCATTGAGAGTAAGTCAAGTCATCCAATGGCAGCTGCACTAGTAGATTATGGAAGATCCCATTCAGTAGAACCCAACCCTGAAACGGTTGAGGATTATCAAAACTTCCCTGGGGAAGGTATTTATGGGAGAGTTGATGGCAGAGATATTTACATTGGAAGCAAAAAAATTTCAGTGAGAGCCCACGGAACAG TTCCAACTCTAGAAGGCAATATGATGAAAGGGAAGACCATTGGGTTTGTATATTCTGGAGCAACCCCTGCTGGAATCTTCAGTCTTTCAGATGCTTGTCGAACTGGTGTTCCAGAGGCAGTCGATGAGCTTAAGTCAATGAGGATAAAAGCGGCTATGCTTACAGGAGACAATCAAGCTGTAGCCATACATGTACAAGAACAG CTGGGGAACCGTCTAGACGTAGTTCATGCAGAACTTCTCCCTGAAGATAAGGCAAGAATAATCAAAGAATTTAAGAAAGAAGGGGCAACGGCAATGATTGGAGATGGTGTCAATGATGCCCCTGCACTTGCTACAGCTGATATTGGCATCTCAATGGGCATTTCGGGTTCGGCACTTGCCACAGAGACAGGGCATGTGGTTCTCATGTCAAATGACATCAGAAAGATTCCAAAAGCTATCAAACTGGCAAAAAAGGCTCATAGGAAAGTGATTGAGAATGTAATTCTGTCAATCAGTACTAAGACGGCTATTCTTGCTTTGGCCTTTGCTGGTCATCCACTTGTGTGGGCAGCCGTTCTTGCCGATGTTGGAACATGCTTGTTGGTGATCTGTAATAGCATGCTCCTTTTGCGAGGAAAACACAAAGATGGAAGAAAATGTTACAAATCTTCAGTTGCAGCGCATACAAACAAGCATGGATCCAAAGCCAGTCATTGCGACTCTTTTCATAAGCACCAAGATGCTAGTTTAGACAAAAAAGTCCAAAAGGCATGTGAGCCGCCAACATGTTGCTCCGAGAGATGTGCCTCAAGATGTCATTCTGGCCTTTTCAAAACGGATTCCTCTTCAAATTCACGCGGGAGCGACAAATGTGAAGACTCGAGAAGGACACACGATGGTTTTGTTATCCGTGAAGCAAAGTACTGCAACCAGAGAAGCTGTCACTTGGTCAATCACAAGATTGAGGCCCAAAATTTGCCCAGAAAATGTTGTTCAGGCCATGGGAGTTTGGACTTGGGTAAAGAAGCCAATGCTCTCTATGGGGCAAAGCAATGCCATCAGGGCCATTTACATCAATATTCATCATCTACTCCGAAAAAAGAACAACAAGGGACAAAAAATGATCATTGTCATTCTACTTATTGTGGTGAAAACCATGTTGATATCCATGGTAACAACCTTACAGCTTTTGAAAACTTGGTAGAACATCGTTGTTTGGAGAGTCTAAATCAAACGGGTCATCTTGATTCACACGAGCCAACTCACACTGCCATAGACATTACAAAGAATCCAGAGGAGGTGCATGGTTGTACGAGTGTGGAGAAGAGAGAATTGGGTGGTTGTTGCAAAAGCTATATGAAAGAATGTTGTGGTAAGCATGGACGATTTAGACCTGGCTTAACAGAAATTATCACTGAATAG